GCTATGTTTTTCCGGATGACCTGAAGTACGAGAAGAATCATTTCTGGGCAAAAGTGGAAGGGGACCTGGTGGTCACCGGTGCAACAGAGTTTATCTCAAAGCAAGCGGGTGACATAACCTTCGTTGACCTCCCGGAAGAAGGCGACGAGCTGACCCAAGGCAAGCCGTACGGTTCCATTGAGTCGGGCAAATGGGTGGGAAGGATTTACGCTGTGATCTCCGGCGAAATAGCCGAGGTCAACGAACTGCTCGAGGACGAGCCTGAAAAAATGAACGAAGAGCCCTACGGTGCCGCGTGGATTTGTAAGATTCGCCCATCGAACCTGGAAGCGGATTTGGCTAATCTCATGTCTCCTGATGACTCGTTCAAAAGCTTCATCACGGACGAAATCAAGAAGATCGAGGAACAGAAGAAATAGTACGCCATTCAAAATAGTGTTTCTCTATTCGCGCCTGTATTGTCACAAATGGGGAAACCTCACGGGGTTTCCCCTCCTGAGACCCTTTTCCCCTTGGTAAACAATCTATTGTGCAATTTCGTTGACGCTGAACTTTGTTCCTGATAGGGGTAAAGCCCCGATCAGGGGCACAACATCCCCGTGGTGCGCCCACCCAAGGAGTGTTCCATGGAAACCATGAACTTGCTGGATATAACGATAAAATACTTTAACGTAATCGTATTTGTCATGTGCGTTCTCTTCGGGATGATTTCCCTTTTCGCTTCATGGATCGCGTGGCGGGAGATTCATCGGAAGAAGAACATTATTCGTAGCGTAGTAGCCGCATACAACATCGCCGAAGATACGCTGGAGAGAGGGCGCACACCAATAGGCGATTTCGATATGGATCCCGCGATAGTTCAAACCATCTTCAACAGCATGCAGGAGATTCTTAACGCAATTTACGGAGAGGTGACAGGCAAGCCGATTCCCCCGCGCGAGGAGCGTACCCACGGATCAGGAAGATTCGCCGCAATGCGGGCTATCGGCAAAATCTGGAAAAGAGAAGAAGCGAGTGATCGGGTCAACATCGATACCGAGGTGCCGGCCTTGATTTCAGAAGAACGGGAGCATCATCAGGGCATCTCGGCCCCATAACCTGTCAAAATTAGGCAACATCCCTCACTTCGCCTCCAGCGAAGTACTTGCCCAAGGCAATTTGTCCGGCCCTACGGATTGCAGCCTGGCAAGGTATTCCTCATAATAGGCTTTCTCCTTCAAGCTGGCGCGGCAGCCAGGGAAGACCACCACGCTGATCTTCGCAAGACCTTTTTCAGAGTTATCGCCTTTCTTAGATTTGTCACTTTTTTCGAAATGGTTCAAGACCACCGCACACCGCTGGTCACTGTTCCTAAGACGAATATTGTCGATCATCGGGAAGTCATAGAAACCCACCCACATTTCCGCACCCTGCAAGTCCACAGTCTTGTCTTCGTTGCGCGTAATGATCTGCAATCTGACCTCAAGTTCCTCGGTCTTCTCATTTTTCCTTAACACTTGAGTCCGGACAAACTTCCTTTCCTTTTTTTCCCCAATGCCAAGCATGAGATATTCACTTGTGGGGCTTTCACCATCTGCGGCGCTTTTGCCCTCCAGACTTAGAACGAGGGGCTGACCGTATCCCTCATTTACGTCCTGTACCTGAGTCAGATCAACTGTGAAATCGGCAGTATTTCCTCCTTGTTCCAAGACAGAGAACTGCCTTTTTCTTATTTCCTCCGCAACGCTTTTCAGGCGAGCTTTCAGCTGTTCATCGTCTTTTCCTTCGTCACTCTTTGAGAGAAGCTGTCGTTGAACGTCATAAAAAAGCGCTCTGAGATCAATAGAATCGTGAAAGTTCTGGGCCAAAAGCTCGAGCTTTAGGATCTCATCGCTGACCCTCATTTTGTCGTCCTTTTTCCCGACCACGGATTGAATTATCTGTTGGAACATGTCCTTGCGAAGAGCGCTATCGGCACTTTCTCTTTGGCTCATGATTTGGGAAAAGAGCCGGTGTTTCTCTTCTCGCTGCTTCTGGGCTTCCATTGATTTTGTTTCATCCTGCCTCTGCTTCTCCATCGTGTTGTTGACCCAAACGCCCATCACAAACAGGACCAAGGGTAACAGTATGGCGCTCAATATCCTGGATACGCCCTCAAGCCTGTCCCAAAAGTCCCTCTGCTTGCAACCATCATTGTCTGCGCTCATGCTCACCTCCCCGATGAAATAGTCAACGTTTCCGGTATCAAATGAACATCACATCGGACAGGTCTCGAATATGACGAAATGGTTTTGCGGTGGATCGCAGGACTCCCTTCATTGGGTCCTCTGGTTACCTCCAGTTGACACTCTCCTCGTACATTAGCAAACACGCTGTACAAGCCGAACATATCCGTTCGTGCCAGTTCCAATTTTTGAGCATTACGGGAAATGATGACGACTAGATCTTTCTGGGGAACCCCGTTTAGTCTTACGATTCCCCAAATTTCCCCGGCGAGCACCGGGGCGGCAAAAAAGGTCACAAATAGCGCCAATACACAGGCTTTTTTCATGTTTCCCCCCATCCCTCACTAATTCGCGAGCTACGAAATTGTCTCCTCAAACAGGTTTCCCGAAGCACGACTGATTTGAACTCTCCATTCTGATGTTGGACACCATTTGCGCATTCTCCCTCAAACAATTTGAAGAAGCCGCGGTCAAGCTCGATAAAACCGAATTCATCAACAAGGTGTTCCTCGAATAAATTGAGGTTGCCCGTATACTAGGTTTGCCCTCTGCATGTTTGGTTGCGTTGTACCGGTTCCGAGACTAATTGTGGGCCATGCGTACAATTGGCAGCCCGTTGGCTGTGATCTGTGAGGGTTGCCCTATGATTTGGAAGAAAACGCCTGGAAATCTGCAAAATGGTCGTAGCAAGGATGACTGTTCAGGTGGTTACTGCTTGCCCACCTTTGCCTAGCCCGAGGCCACATATCTCAATTTTTTCGCTCCCAGTCCCCCTCTGGGAAAACAAAAATTGGCTCTAAAAACAGATTACGAGGAACAACAATTGGGTGTCAATATATTTTTTCAAAATACCGAACGATTGTGCGGGCCGATCAATATTCGCGTTAGCAAAAAAAGAGAGGCCCAAAGCAGGGAGAATGCGAATCCCCAACCGGGCTTTGCCGTTATCCTTGTGAAATCCAATGGCGGTTGCGTATCCCAAACTCTTTTCTTCCACCGCCAGATCGCTTCTTGCCATCATAACCCTGCGTTTGTACAATTTACGTGCTATACTAAGTGGATTAATTCCC
This sequence is a window from Desulfomonile tiedjei. Protein-coding genes within it:
- the gcvH gene encoding glycine cleavage system protein GcvH, with translation MEYEGYVFPDDLKYEKNHFWAKVEGDLVVTGATEFISKQAGDITFVDLPEEGDELTQGKPYGSIESGKWVGRIYAVISGEIAEVNELLEDEPEKMNEEPYGAAWICKIRPSNLEADLANLMSPDDSFKSFITDEIKKIEEQKK